A single region of the Streptomyces virginiae genome encodes:
- a CDS encoding carbohydrate-binding module family 20 domain-containing protein, whose amino-acid sequence MPRTARNGRTPQAVRAVVAGALAAATLTAVGPPAAAVPPGEKDVTAVLFEWRFDSVAKACTDSLGPAGYGYVQVSPPQEHVQGGQWWTSYQPVSYKIAGRLGDRAAFKTMVDTCHASGVKVVVDSVINHMAGPADAGATFTGTGGTSYTKYGYPGLYSGADMDDCRASISNYQDRGNVQNCELVQLADLDTGEDYVRGRIAGYLNDLLSLGVDGLRIDAAKHMPAADLANIKSRLTKPGVYWKQEAIYGAGEAVSPSEYLGNGDVQEFRYARDLKRVFQSENLAYLKNFGEAWGYMPSGQAGVFVDNHDTERGGDTLTYKDGSAYTLASVFALAWPYGSPDVHSGYEWSDKDAGPPNGGTVNACYSDGWKCQHAWREISSMVGFRNAARGQGVTNWWDNGGDQIAFGRGTKAYVAINHEGSALTRTFQTSLPAGDYCDVQSGRTVTVGSGGQFTATVAAGTALALHAGARTCSATPAGPAGASFGVTASTVPGQNIYVTGDRAELGSWNTGGALKLDPAAYPVWKLDVTLPAGTAFSYKYLRKDAAGNVTWESGADRTATVPASGKVTLTDTWRS is encoded by the coding sequence ATGCCCCGCACCGCAAGGAACGGCAGAACCCCACAGGCAGTCCGCGCCGTCGTCGCGGGTGCGCTTGCCGCCGCCACCCTCACCGCCGTCGGGCCGCCGGCCGCCGCCGTGCCTCCCGGCGAGAAGGACGTCACCGCCGTCCTGTTCGAGTGGCGCTTCGACTCCGTCGCCAAGGCCTGCACCGATTCGCTGGGACCCGCCGGGTACGGGTACGTGCAGGTGTCGCCGCCGCAGGAGCACGTGCAGGGCGGGCAGTGGTGGACCTCGTACCAGCCCGTCAGCTACAAGATCGCCGGGCGGCTCGGTGACCGGGCCGCCTTCAAGACCATGGTCGACACCTGCCATGCCTCCGGGGTGAAGGTCGTCGTCGACTCCGTCATCAACCACATGGCCGGTCCGGCGGACGCCGGGGCCACCTTCACCGGGACCGGGGGAACTTCGTACACGAAGTACGGCTACCCGGGGCTCTATTCGGGTGCCGACATGGACGACTGTCGGGCCTCGATATCGAACTACCAGGACCGGGGCAACGTCCAGAACTGCGAGCTCGTCCAGCTCGCCGACCTGGACACCGGTGAGGACTACGTGCGCGGGCGCATCGCCGGATACCTCAACGACCTGCTGTCGCTCGGCGTGGACGGCCTGCGGATCGACGCCGCCAAGCACATGCCCGCCGCCGACCTCGCCAACATCAAGTCCCGGCTGACCAAGCCGGGCGTGTACTGGAAGCAGGAAGCGATATACGGGGCCGGGGAAGCCGTCTCGCCGAGCGAGTACCTCGGGAACGGCGACGTGCAGGAGTTCCGGTACGCCCGGGACCTCAAGCGGGTCTTCCAGAGCGAGAACCTCGCCTACCTGAAGAACTTCGGTGAGGCCTGGGGCTACATGCCCAGCGGGCAGGCCGGGGTCTTCGTCGACAACCACGACACCGAGCGCGGCGGCGACACCCTCACCTACAAGGACGGATCCGCCTACACGCTGGCCAGTGTGTTCGCGCTGGCCTGGCCCTACGGGTCCCCGGACGTGCACTCCGGCTACGAGTGGAGCGACAAGGACGCCGGTCCGCCTAACGGGGGCACGGTGAACGCCTGTTACTCCGACGGCTGGAAGTGCCAGCACGCCTGGCGGGAGATCTCCTCCATGGTCGGCTTCCGCAACGCGGCCCGCGGTCAGGGCGTCACGAACTGGTGGGACAACGGCGGCGACCAGATCGCCTTCGGGCGCGGCACCAAGGCGTACGTGGCGATCAACCACGAGGGTTCCGCCCTGACCCGGACCTTCCAGACCTCGCTGCCGGCCGGCGACTACTGCGACGTGCAGAGCGGGCGGACCGTCACCGTCGGCTCGGGCGGGCAGTTCACCGCCACGGTCGCCGCCGGGACCGCGTTGGCCCTGCACGCCGGGGCCCGTACCTGCTCCGCCACCCCGGCGGGCCCCGCCGGGGCCTCCTTCGGGGTCACCGCGAGCACCGTGCCCGGACAGAACATCTACGTCACCGGTGACCGCGCCGAGCTCGGCAGCTGGAACACCGGCGGCGCGCTGAAGCTCGACCCGGCCGCGTACCCCGTCTGGAAGCTCGACGTGACGCTCCCGGCCGGGACCGCGTTCTCGTACAAGTACCTGCGCAAGGACGCCGCCGGGAACGTCACCTGGGAGAGCGGCGCCGACCGCACCGCCACCGTCCCCGCGAGCGGCAAGGTCACGCTGACCGACACCTGGCGCAGCTGA
- a CDS encoding MAB_1171c family putative transporter, whose amino-acid sequence MLPLVWVLTAWSLLGLRRAAGRDRGMWALWAMWALWAVAFTVGVPAVRRVIDAVLGVASVTNLLVHLPALAATSAMVEFVRELTGHSRGRLSRVNLIGLAVAMVLLTSVFAVMPRPPGDVDLLTYSQNSPAGFLYWMIVTGVVAIGLAACAVLCWIHGSHAHPGPVRTSLWLMRLSMILGTVYLAHRLAYLTARYLRLQWFDSAAVRAITQALLVLTLLLLALSVLWPALAGHRQRRIAARQGRRIAPLWRLLQTATPEVVLPLPDELHRGNPRLRLYRYVIEVRDSVLALEGHVDAAHVAAAEAELRAAGFDGDRLAPAVEAAVLRYAIAAELGLREKVFDRRAVAGDGRDLDSEIRWITQVAAVIDIPAVVLTAERLYAMAGVPVPNPPGQG is encoded by the coding sequence GTGTTGCCGCTGGTCTGGGTGCTCACCGCATGGAGCCTGTTGGGGTTACGGCGGGCGGCCGGCCGTGACCGGGGGATGTGGGCCCTGTGGGCCATGTGGGCGCTGTGGGCCGTCGCCTTCACCGTGGGGGTTCCGGCGGTCCGGCGGGTGATCGACGCGGTGCTCGGCGTCGCGAGTGTCACCAATCTTCTGGTGCATCTGCCGGCGCTGGCCGCGACGTCGGCGATGGTGGAGTTCGTCCGTGAGCTGACCGGGCACTCCCGAGGGCGCCTGTCACGGGTGAACCTCATCGGGCTGGCGGTCGCGATGGTCCTTCTGACCTCGGTGTTCGCCGTGATGCCCCGTCCGCCTGGTGATGTCGACCTGCTGACCTACAGCCAGAACTCACCGGCGGGGTTCCTCTACTGGATGATCGTGACCGGGGTCGTCGCCATCGGCCTGGCGGCCTGTGCCGTGCTCTGCTGGATCCACGGTAGTCATGCTCATCCGGGTCCGGTGCGTACGTCGTTGTGGCTGATGCGGCTCTCGATGATCCTCGGAACCGTCTACCTGGCTCATCGGCTGGCCTATCTGACGGCCCGGTACCTGCGGCTGCAGTGGTTCGATTCGGCGGCGGTCAGGGCGATCACCCAAGCCCTTCTGGTGCTCACGTTGCTTCTTCTGGCCCTGTCCGTGCTGTGGCCCGCCCTGGCCGGCCACCGTCAGCGCAGGATCGCCGCGCGGCAGGGCCGGCGGATCGCGCCGCTGTGGCGGCTGCTGCAGACCGCGACGCCGGAGGTGGTACTTCCGCTGCCCGACGAGTTGCATCGCGGAAACCCCCGGCTGCGGCTCTACCGGTACGTGATCGAGGTCCGGGACAGCGTTCTCGCGCTGGAAGGGCATGTGGATGCGGCGCATGTGGCGGCCGCGGAGGCGGAGTTGCGGGCGGCCGGGTTCGACGGCGACCGGTTGGCGCCCGCCGTGGAGGCGGCGGTCCTGCGGTACGCCATCGCCGCCGAACTCGGTCTGCGTGAGAAGGTGTTCGACCGACGTGCGGTGGCCGGTGACGGGCGCGACCTGGATTCCGAGATCCGGTGGATCACTCAGGTCGCGGCCGTCATCGACATCCCGGCGGTGGTCCTGACGGCCGAGCGGTTGTACGCCATGGCCGGCGTTCCGGTGCCGAACCCGCCGGGTCAGGGCTGA
- a CDS encoding LacI family DNA-binding transcriptional regulator, with protein sequence MAGVTSPLRLTDIAAQAAVSEATVSRVLNGKPGVAAGTRHKVLAALDLLGYERPVRLKRRSNGLVGLLIPELTNPIFPAFAQVIEQALAGHGYTPVLCTQTPGGATEDELVEQLEERGVTGIVFLSGLHADAHADPARYQRLAARGVPFVLINGFNEQVNAPFISPDDRAAADIAVRHLQDLGHHRIGLAIGPTRYVPSARKEQGFLTALPTAEADGLIQRTLFTVEGGHAAGMALLDRGCTGIVCGSDPMALGVIRAARERGLRVPQDVSVVGFDDSPLIAFTDPPLTTVRQPVRAMATAAVGALLEAVSGTPVQRTEYVFQPELVVRGSTAQVP encoded by the coding sequence GTGGCAGGGGTGACTTCCCCTCTGAGGCTGACGGACATCGCCGCGCAGGCCGCGGTCAGCGAGGCGACCGTCAGCCGTGTGCTCAACGGCAAACCGGGCGTGGCGGCCGGCACCCGGCACAAGGTGCTGGCCGCGCTCGACCTGCTGGGCTACGAGCGACCCGTACGGCTCAAACGACGCAGCAACGGGCTGGTCGGGCTGCTGATCCCGGAGCTCACCAACCCGATCTTCCCTGCGTTCGCGCAGGTGATAGAGCAGGCGCTGGCCGGGCACGGCTACACACCGGTCCTGTGCACGCAGACCCCGGGCGGGGCCACCGAGGACGAACTCGTGGAACAGCTCGAGGAACGCGGGGTCACCGGGATCGTCTTCCTGTCGGGCCTGCACGCCGACGCCCACGCGGACCCCGCGCGCTACCAGCGACTGGCGGCGCGCGGGGTGCCGTTCGTTCTGATCAACGGCTTCAACGAGCAGGTGAACGCCCCGTTCATCTCCCCGGACGACCGGGCGGCGGCGGACATCGCCGTACGGCACCTCCAGGACCTGGGGCACCACAGGATCGGCCTCGCGATCGGACCGACGCGGTACGTGCCGTCGGCCCGCAAGGAGCAGGGCTTCCTCACCGCCCTGCCGACGGCGGAGGCGGACGGGCTGATCCAGCGCACGCTCTTCACGGTGGAGGGCGGACACGCGGCGGGCATGGCCCTGCTGGACCGCGGCTGCACGGGCATCGTGTGCGGCAGCGACCCGATGGCGCTCGGCGTCATCCGGGCGGCGCGCGAGCGCGGGCTGCGGGTGCCGCAGGACGTGTCGGTGGTCGGCTTCGACGACTCCCCGCTGATCGCCTTCACGGACCCGCCGCTGACCACGGTCCGCCAGCCGGTACGCGCGATGGCGACGGCGGCGGTAGGGGCCCTGCTGGAGGCGGTGTCGGGCACCCCGGTCCAGCGCACGGAGTACGTCTTCCAACCGGAACTGGTGGTGCGGGGCTCGACGGCGCAGGTGCCGTAG
- a CDS encoding glycoside hydrolase family 13 protein, translating into MTQHLADALPTSTGTQPGWWREAVIYQVYPRSFADSNGDGMGDLEGIRSRLPYLKELGVDAVWLSPFYASPQADAGYDVADYRAIDPMFGTLHDADAVIREAHELGLRIIVDLVPNHCSDQHEWFKQALREGPGTPLRERFHFRPGQGESGELPPNDWESIFGGPAWTRVADGEWYLHLFAPEQPDFNWEHPAVQDEFRSILRFWLDLGADGFRIDVAHGLVKAPGLPDLGRDEQLKLLGNQVLPFFDQDGVHEIYRSWRLVLDEYAGDRIGVAEAWTPSADRTAMYLRPDELHQAFNFHYLNTGWDAEALRATIDESLDSMRPVGAPTTWVLSNHDVVRHRTRFGTLEKARAAALLMLALPGSAYVYQGEELGLPEVVDLPDEVRQDPSFFKANGQDGLRDGCRVPIPWSGDQAPYGFGTGGSWLPQPAEWAGLSVEAQTGDPESTLELYRSALRVRRAHPALGAGDGVEWLPSPAGVLAFRRGDFVCTVNTTDEPVRLPAPGTVLLASGDLADPDVLPADTTVWWQG; encoded by the coding sequence ATGACCCAGCACCTCGCCGACGCGCTCCCCACCTCCACCGGCACCCAGCCCGGCTGGTGGAGAGAAGCGGTGATCTACCAGGTCTATCCGCGCAGCTTCGCCGACTCCAACGGGGACGGCATGGGGGACCTCGAAGGCATCCGCAGCCGCCTGCCCTACCTGAAGGAGCTGGGCGTCGACGCCGTCTGGCTCAGCCCCTTCTACGCCTCCCCGCAGGCCGACGCCGGCTACGACGTCGCCGACTACCGGGCCATCGACCCCATGTTCGGCACCCTGCACGACGCCGACGCCGTGATCCGCGAAGCCCACGAACTGGGCCTGCGCATCATCGTGGACCTCGTCCCGAACCACTGCTCCGACCAGCACGAATGGTTCAAGCAGGCGCTCCGGGAAGGCCCCGGCACCCCGCTGCGCGAGCGCTTCCACTTCCGCCCGGGACAGGGGGAATCCGGGGAGCTGCCGCCCAACGACTGGGAGTCGATCTTCGGCGGCCCGGCCTGGACCCGCGTCGCGGACGGCGAGTGGTACCTGCACCTCTTCGCCCCCGAGCAGCCCGACTTCAACTGGGAGCACCCCGCCGTCCAGGACGAGTTCCGCTCCATCCTGCGGTTCTGGCTCGACCTCGGCGCCGACGGCTTCCGCATCGACGTCGCCCACGGCCTGGTCAAGGCCCCCGGCCTGCCCGACCTCGGCCGCGACGAACAGCTCAAGCTGCTCGGCAACCAGGTCCTGCCCTTCTTCGACCAGGACGGCGTCCACGAGATCTACCGCTCCTGGCGCCTGGTCCTCGACGAGTACGCGGGCGACCGCATCGGCGTCGCCGAGGCCTGGACCCCCAGCGCCGACCGCACCGCCATGTACCTGCGCCCCGACGAGCTGCACCAGGCCTTCAACTTCCACTACCTGAACACCGGCTGGGACGCCGAGGCCCTGCGCGCCACCATCGACGAGTCCCTCGACTCGATGCGGCCCGTCGGCGCCCCCACCACCTGGGTGCTGTCCAACCACGACGTGGTCCGCCACCGCACCCGCTTCGGCACCCTGGAGAAGGCGCGTGCCGCCGCCCTGCTGATGCTGGCCCTGCCCGGGTCGGCGTACGTCTACCAGGGCGAGGAGCTCGGCCTCCCGGAGGTCGTGGACCTCCCGGACGAGGTGCGCCAGGACCCCTCCTTCTTCAAGGCGAACGGTCAGGACGGGCTCCGCGACGGCTGCCGCGTACCGATCCCGTGGAGCGGCGACCAGGCCCCGTACGGCTTCGGGACCGGCGGCAGCTGGCTTCCGCAGCCCGCCGAATGGGCCGGGCTCAGCGTGGAGGCGCAGACCGGCGACCCGGAGTCCACGCTGGAGCTGTACCGCTCCGCGCTGCGGGTACGGCGCGCGCACCCGGCGCTGGGCGCGGGCGACGGCGTCGAGTGGCTGCCCAGCCCGGCCGGCGTGCTGGCCTTCCGGCGCGGAGACTTCGTCTGCACCGTGAACACCACGGACGAGCCGGTACGGCTGCCCGCGCCGGGCACCGTGCTGCTGGCGAGCGGCGACCTCGCCGACCCCGACGTCCTCCCGGCGGACACCACGGTGTGGTGGCAGGGGTGA
- a CDS encoding sugar ABC transporter permease — MSTANTARPRGSRSPLASVALHATLVVASVIAVFPVLWIVLTSLKPAKHAVTTDFVKEPTLSNYTYLLEQSHFLSWFANSVLVAGITTVLGVFIAATTGYAVSRFKFPGMKPLMWTLLITQMFPMAILIVPLYNLMGDLGLLNQPLGLIITYLTIAVPFCAWMMKGFFDTIPVEIDESGRVDGLNPFGTFWRLILPLAKPGLAVTGFYAFITAWGEVAYASAFMVGEENLTLAGGLQTFVTQYTSNWGAMSAASVLIAIPAAIFFVFAQRHLVAGMTAGATKG; from the coding sequence ATGTCCACTGCGAACACCGCTCGCCCCCGGGGCAGCCGTTCCCCGCTCGCCTCCGTCGCGCTGCACGCCACCCTCGTCGTGGCGTCCGTGATCGCGGTCTTCCCGGTGCTGTGGATCGTGTTGACCTCGCTCAAGCCGGCCAAGCACGCGGTCACCACCGACTTCGTCAAGGAACCGACGCTCAGCAACTACACGTACCTGCTGGAGCAGAGCCACTTCCTCAGCTGGTTCGCGAACTCCGTCCTGGTCGCCGGCATCACCACCGTCCTCGGTGTCTTCATCGCCGCCACCACCGGATACGCGGTCAGCCGCTTCAAGTTCCCCGGCATGAAGCCGCTCATGTGGACCCTGCTCATCACGCAGATGTTCCCCATGGCGATCCTCATCGTGCCGCTCTACAACCTGATGGGCGACCTCGGCCTGCTCAACCAGCCGCTCGGTCTGATCATCACGTACCTCACCATCGCCGTGCCGTTCTGCGCCTGGATGATGAAGGGCTTCTTCGACACCATCCCGGTGGAGATCGACGAATCCGGCCGCGTCGACGGGCTCAACCCCTTCGGCACCTTCTGGCGCCTCATCCTGCCGCTCGCCAAGCCCGGCCTCGCCGTCACCGGCTTCTACGCCTTCATCACCGCCTGGGGCGAGGTCGCGTACGCCTCCGCCTTCATGGTCGGCGAGGAGAACCTCACCCTGGCCGGCGGACTGCAGACCTTCGTCACGCAGTACACCTCCAACTGGGGAGCCATGAGCGCCGCTTCGGTCCTCATCGCCATCCCCGCCGCGATCTTCTTCGTCTTCGCCCAGCGTCACCTCGTCGCCGGGATGACGGCAGGCGCAACCAAGGGCTGA
- a CDS encoding carbohydrate ABC transporter permease has protein sequence MAAHTSQSVAKAAGDDVENDVAARGRSRRTDSDSGNRGENRGGKGASGLRRAVGTHWYAWAMVAPVVLVLGVIIGWPLVRGVYLSLTDATERNVSRTIGARHIEATYQFVGLDNYVDVLSDPVFLQRLVWTVVWTVACVSITFTLGLILANMLNREFRGRAAYRMALILPWAVPGFVSVFAWRFLFNRDNGILNKLLDGGGIAAIPWLDDPTWAKFSVVAVNVWLGVPFMMVALLGGLQSIPGELYEAAEMDGATAWQRFRHITLPGLRTVSMTVILLSTIWTFNMFPVIFLLTRGGPGDSTEILVTQAFREAFVSSPRDFAGSATWGVLILALLMIFALVYRRSLRKQGEVW, from the coding sequence ATGGCTGCTCACACCAGCCAGTCGGTGGCGAAGGCCGCGGGCGACGACGTCGAGAACGACGTCGCCGCCCGCGGCCGGAGCCGCAGGACTGACAGCGACAGCGGTAACCGCGGTGAGAACCGCGGTGGGAAAGGCGCGTCCGGTCTCCGGCGCGCCGTCGGCACGCACTGGTACGCCTGGGCCATGGTCGCCCCGGTGGTGCTCGTCCTCGGCGTGATCATCGGCTGGCCGCTGGTCCGGGGCGTCTACCTGTCGCTGACCGACGCCACCGAGCGCAACGTCTCGCGCACCATCGGCGCCCGGCACATCGAGGCCACGTACCAGTTCGTCGGACTCGACAACTACGTGGACGTGCTCAGCGACCCGGTGTTCCTGCAGCGGCTGGTGTGGACGGTGGTGTGGACCGTCGCCTGCGTGTCCATCACCTTCACGCTCGGTCTGATCCTGGCCAACATGCTCAACCGGGAGTTCCGGGGCCGCGCCGCCTACCGGATGGCGCTCATCCTGCCCTGGGCCGTCCCCGGCTTCGTCTCCGTCTTCGCCTGGCGGTTCCTCTTCAACCGCGACAACGGCATCCTCAACAAGCTCCTCGACGGTGGCGGCATCGCCGCGATCCCGTGGCTCGACGACCCGACCTGGGCCAAGTTCTCGGTCGTCGCCGTCAACGTCTGGCTCGGCGTCCCCTTCATGATGGTCGCCCTGCTCGGCGGCCTGCAGTCGATCCCCGGCGAGCTCTACGAGGCCGCCGAGATGGACGGCGCCACCGCCTGGCAGCGCTTCCGGCACATCACCCTGCCCGGGCTGCGCACGGTGAGCATGACGGTGATCCTGCTCTCCACCATCTGGACCTTCAACATGTTCCCGGTGATCTTCCTGCTCACCCGCGGCGGACCCGGCGACTCCACCGAGATCCTGGTGACCCAGGCCTTCCGCGAGGCGTTCGTGTCGAGCCCGCGCGACTTCGCCGGCTCGGCCACGTGGGGCGTCCTGATCCTCGCCCTGCTCATGATCTTCGCGCTGGTCTACCGGCGCTCGCTGCGCAAGCAGGGAGAGGTGTGGTGA
- a CDS encoding extracellular solute-binding protein encodes MRRGIAATALVATLALAATACGGDDKGAADGTKAGGELSGTVTWWDTSNDAEKASFQKLAEAFTAKHPKVTVKYVNVPYGDAQNKVKNAFSSGSDAPDVIRADVGWVADFASLGYLDEVPAETAKKIDAEFLPQAAASGKFEGKTYAVPQVIDSLGLFYNKKMLADAGVQPPKTLEEVKTAAAAIKAKSGKAGLYLRGDDSYWFLPLIYGEGGDLVDAKNKTVTVDNEAGVKAFKTARDLVSSGAAITNATDGYANMQTAFKTGEAAMMINGPWAVADTYAGDQFKDKANLGVATVPAGSAKAGAPQGGHDLAVYAGSKNTAAAHAFVEYMTSQEVQVQSTKDLSLLPTRTAAYEQPDVKGNEMVQFFKPAVDKAVERAWIPENGSLFEPLKVEYTKAITGASSPEDAAKAAGVEFRKILKGWK; translated from the coding sequence ATGCGGCGTGGCATAGCGGCCACCGCGCTGGTCGCGACCCTGGCGCTCGCGGCGACGGCTTGCGGTGGGGACGACAAGGGCGCAGCCGACGGCACCAAGGCGGGCGGCGAGCTTTCCGGCACGGTCACGTGGTGGGACACCTCGAACGACGCCGAGAAGGCCAGCTTCCAGAAGCTCGCCGAAGCGTTCACGGCGAAGCACCCGAAGGTGACCGTCAAGTACGTCAACGTCCCGTACGGCGACGCGCAGAACAAGGTCAAGAACGCCTTCAGCAGCGGCTCCGACGCGCCTGACGTCATCCGCGCCGACGTCGGCTGGGTCGCGGACTTCGCCTCGCTCGGCTACCTCGACGAGGTTCCGGCCGAGACGGCGAAGAAGATCGACGCCGAGTTCCTCCCGCAGGCCGCGGCCAGCGGCAAGTTCGAGGGCAAGACCTACGCCGTCCCGCAGGTCATCGACAGCCTCGGCCTCTTCTACAACAAGAAGATGCTCGCCGACGCCGGCGTCCAGCCCCCCAAGACGCTGGAAGAGGTGAAGACCGCCGCCGCCGCCATCAAGGCGAAGAGCGGCAAGGCCGGCCTCTACCTGCGCGGCGACGACTCCTACTGGTTCCTCCCCCTCATCTACGGCGAGGGCGGCGACCTGGTCGACGCGAAGAACAAGACGGTCACCGTCGACAACGAGGCGGGCGTCAAGGCCTTCAAGACCGCTCGTGACCTGGTCAGCTCCGGTGCGGCGATCACCAACGCCACCGACGGCTACGCCAACATGCAGACGGCCTTCAAGACCGGCGAGGCCGCCATGATGATCAACGGCCCGTGGGCCGTCGCCGACACCTATGCCGGCGACCAGTTCAAGGACAAGGCCAACCTCGGCGTCGCCACGGTCCCGGCCGGCTCGGCCAAGGCCGGTGCCCCGCAGGGCGGCCACGACCTCGCGGTGTACGCCGGTTCCAAGAACACCGCCGCCGCGCACGCCTTCGTCGAGTACATGACCTCGCAGGAGGTCCAGGTGCAGTCGACCAAGGACCTCAGCCTGCTGCCGACCCGGACCGCCGCCTACGAGCAGCCGGACGTCAAGGGCAACGAGATGGTCCAGTTCTTCAAGCCGGCCGTGGACAAGGCCGTCGAGCGCGCCTGGATCCCGGAGAACGGCTCCCTCTTCGAGCCGCTGAAGGTCGAATACACCAAGGCGATCACCGGGGCGTCGAGCCCGGAGGACGCGGCCAAGGCGGCCGGCGTCGAGTTCCGCAAGATCCTCAAGGGCTGGAAGTAA
- a CDS encoding glycoside hydrolase family 13 protein: MTHDSTAVQLARSSSNATASGGWWRDAVIYQVYVRSFADSDGDGIGDLRGVRSRLPHLARLGVDAVWLTPFYVSPQADGGYDVADYRAVDPLFGDLSDADELVRAAHALGLRVIVDVVPNHTSEQHPWFRAALAGDPGARARYHFRPGRGARGELPPNDWESIFGGPAWTRVPDGDWYLHLFAPEQPDLDWDHPEVAAEFASVLRFWLDLGIDGFRVDVAHGMVKAPGLPDIGCGAQATLIGIEPLPFFDQDGVHEIHRSWRRLLDSYAGGRIGVAEAWAPTSERLALYVRPDELHQAFNFRFLNCPWDPAAMRTVIDESLAATTAVGAPTTWVLSNHDVVRHVTRYGGEARGLARARAAALLMLALPGSAYVYQGEELGLPEVVDLPDDVRQDPAFARTAGQDGLRDGCRVPLPWSGAEPPYGFGPAGSWLPQPAGWGDLSVAAQTGDPHSTLELYRAALELRRAMPGLGAPEAGTGRGAGAATPTEVEPEESYPCGMRWQPAPEGVLLFTRPGFACTLNTRSVPVELPAPGRPVLSSAPVETDGRTVRLPPDSCTWWSW, from the coding sequence ATGACCCACGACTCGACGGCCGTCCAGCTTGCAAGATCTTCCAGCAACGCGACCGCGAGCGGTGGCTGGTGGCGTGATGCCGTCATCTATCAGGTGTACGTGCGCTCCTTCGCCGACAGCGACGGAGACGGCATCGGCGACCTCCGGGGGGTCCGCTCCCGCCTCCCCCACCTCGCCCGCCTCGGGGTCGACGCCGTGTGGCTCACCCCCTTCTACGTCTCCCCGCAGGCGGACGGCGGCTACGACGTCGCCGACTACCGGGCCGTCGACCCCCTCTTCGGCGACCTCTCCGACGCCGACGAGCTGGTCCGGGCCGCGCACGCGCTGGGGCTGCGGGTCATCGTGGACGTGGTCCCGAACCACACCTCCGAGCAGCACCCGTGGTTCCGGGCCGCCCTCGCCGGCGATCCGGGGGCCCGCGCGCGCTACCACTTCCGCCCGGGGCGGGGCGCTCGCGGGGAGCTCCCGCCCAACGACTGGGAGTCGATCTTCGGCGGCCCGGCCTGGACCCGGGTGCCGGACGGCGACTGGTACCTGCACCTCTTCGCCCCCGAGCAGCCGGACCTCGACTGGGACCACCCCGAGGTCGCCGCCGAATTCGCCTCCGTCCTGCGCTTCTGGCTCGACCTCGGCATCGACGGCTTCCGCGTCGACGTCGCCCACGGCATGGTCAAGGCCCCCGGCCTGCCGGACATCGGCTGCGGCGCCCAGGCCACCCTCATCGGCATCGAGCCGCTCCCCTTCTTCGACCAGGACGGGGTCCACGAGATCCACCGCTCCTGGCGCCGCCTCCTCGACTCCTACGCGGGCGGGCGCATCGGGGTCGCCGAGGCCTGGGCGCCCACCTCGGAGCGCCTCGCCCTGTACGTACGCCCCGACGAACTGCACCAGGCCTTCAACTTCCGCTTCCTGAACTGTCCGTGGGACCCCGCCGCGATGCGCACCGTCATCGACGAGTCCCTGGCCGCCACCACCGCCGTCGGCGCCCCCACCACCTGGGTGCTGTCCAACCACGACGTCGTACGCCATGTGACCCGGTACGGCGGCGAGGCCCGCGGCCTGGCCCGGGCCCGGGCCGCCGCGCTGCTGATGCTGGCCCTGCCCGGGTCGGCGTACGTCTACCAGGGCGAGGAGCTCGGCCTCCCGGAGGTCGTGGACCTCCCGGACGATGTGCGCCAGGACCCCGCCTTCGCGCGCACCGCCGGGCAGGACGGGCTGCGCGACGGATGCCGGGTGCCGCTCCCCTGGTCCGGCGCGGAGCCCCCGTACGGCTTCGGGCCGGCCGGCAGCTGGCTCCCGCAGCCCGCCGGCTGGGGCGACCTCAGCGTCGCCGCGCAGACCGGCGACCCGCACTCCACGCTGGAGCTCTACCGGGCCGCGCTGGAACTGCGCCGGGCGATGCCGGGCCTGGGCGCACCGGAGGCGGGAACCGGCCGGGGAGCCGGCGCCGCGACTCCGACCGAGGTCGAGCCCGAGGAGTCGTACCCGTGCGGGATGCGTTGGCAGCCCGCCCCCGAGGGCGTGCTCCTCTTCACCCGCCCCGGTTTCGCCTGCACCCTCAACACGCGGTCCGTCCCGGTCGAGCTTCCCGCGCCCGGTCGACCCGTACTCTCCAGCGCCCCGGTGGAGACGGACGGCCGTACCGTCCGGCTTCCACCGGATTCGTGCACGTGGTGGTCATGGTGA